GGCATTACCGCTTGTAAAGCGTGTTTATAGTGGAAAAGTATGGTGCACCTGGGTCAATGAAAACAAGACCGTCGTCACCCAGCCATTCTGGGAAGAGGATCTCGAACCGGCTTCTCCGAGCGACATGCACTCTACATTCGACCTGCATTAATTCCGTTCTTACTAAGTAATTCACACACATTATTTTACATCAACCTGCTGTAACTGAAAAAGCCCGGAAGACGATCTCCCGGGCTTTAATTGCAGGCATACATCAGGGCTTTACGTCGCCTGACTTGTTTACAGATGTGGAATCATCCATTTCTGATGTTCCTTTTTTGTTTTTTCTTCGATTCATTCTTTCAGCTTTCCGGCTGTTGGACGGTACCAGAGTATCCCTGATGACTGCTCCTGAACTGCTTTGACCTTTGATTAATGTATCCTCAGAGGGGATGTTAGCAGGTCGCACAGGAGATTGCGGTGAATTAAAATCGGTCTTCTTTTCCGTTTCAGGCGATGTTGTTGCCGGATCCTGTGTCGGTACGGTCTGCGGGACAGTCTGTCCGGGAGTTGGATTCTGCGCGGGGGTAGTCTGTGCGTAGGCGATCCCTGCACTGGCAAGAAAAGCGCTTACGATTATTGCTGGTAGCTTTTTCATATCATCTGGTTTTTAGTTGATTATCCAATTCTGTGGATAACCGTTTCATACCAAAAGCATTCCAGAAGCGGCTCTTCCTGCAAATACAATAATATTATTCTGAGTTTATATTTAATTTAAATGAGATGAAACGAAGGCTTCTTGTGCATTTGACTAGCGATTCCGGGACTTTATCTTCATTTGACAATCCACATATTGCGTAGACTAATACACAGAGACACAACAAATTGCCATCTGGCGTAAATCAAAAATTCATAGAAATACTTCGCATTTCAACTTGCATCGTTACACATATTGCTCCATAGTGGCGCTACAAGCCACCATTGAGCTCAAAATGTATAGAATTGGTAAAGTACCTGCCACTTATCTTCTTTTCCCGGATCAGCCGCAATCTTAATGTACGGTTCCGGGCAGGAAGTCGTAGGGCAAGCCCAGTAAACTAATTTTTCAAGCGGCTTGTCGCACGTCATGCGCACGCCTGCGCGGGTCCTGGTATTTTCAATCTTGATGTCATAATCTTTTGCTGACTCACCGAAGCCCTTCAACCCGCTACTGAAAACCTGATCTCCTTTTACCACTTCACGTGTGTAGACAAGCTGTTTATTTTCTGCCTTGATAATATCACCGAAGCCGCTACCCTCCCCTGCCACATCAAAAGGAAAAACGATGCGCAGATTTTCATTGGAAGGCTCATTATCGATCATGAAAAAATTATGATTGTAAGTGCTTGTTACGATTGGCTTTGTCCCGGTATTTTCGAGATTATGCTCTAAAACCAGCTCTGGTTTGCCTGGAACCAGCCTAAGGGTTTTTGTATAAATGTAAGAATAGCCAGCTGCATCCTGCAATTCATGGATGAACTCCACTTTGTCTTTTCCTTTGTTAACCTTCCACCTACCGGCATTTTTCACCTGATAATCCCTTGCAAATGCGTACTTTCCATTGTCCGGTTTAACAAGCTCACCTACGCCGATCTTTACAAATGTCTCTCCCGGTTTGGCTTCGTCGAAATTCAGTGCTACAAATTCTTCAACCGGCCCCATGATTGCGTCATGCAATTTGGGATCGTAAGGTGCCTGGTTCCATTTTCCGAAATAGGAATGCCCCTTGTATTCGAGACTTGGGACAACCCCTCCCCAATCAAAACGTGTTCCCCTGTAATATCCTTTTTCTGCGTCGGGCAGGTATAACTTTGCCTGAATAATGCCATTTGTTATTTCGGTGGCGGGATAATCTGCCAGCCTGAAAGCGCTACCGCAAATGGCAAGAAGGGCGATAATGAGACTGATTTTACTTTTCATTGGAAGATCGGCGTTTAGGTATTTTATGTTAGTTAAGTAAGATGCAAAAGAAAAGACAGTAAGATAAAAATGCAGCATTACATTTCACCTTACTGTCTGAATATATTCCTCTTAAAAGCTTACGAAATGCCTTTGAAAGCGTCTTCGTTTATAAACGGCTGATTCCGCAGCCGCTGTTTTGTTGCTTTATAAAATGCATTGGCCACCGCTCCACCTGCTGGCGGCAACGCAGGTTCTCCCAGGCCCGTTGGCGAAATACCATTGTCGACGAAATGAACGTCCACTTCCGGGATCTCGCTCATCCTGATCAGCCTGAAACCATTGAAATTGCGTTGGTCGGGCGCGCCTTCCTTGAAGGTCATATTACCGTACATAGCGTGACCTATACCATCAACTACCCCGCCGGTTACCTGTTGCAACGAGCCACTTTTATTGATAACAATACCGCAATCAACGGCCGCGACAACATTTTTCAAGACAGGCTTCCCTTTTTCCATCGCCACTTCACCTACCTGTGCCACATAAGAACGGTGCGAGAAATATACGCTAAATCCCTGGAATACACCCTTTTTCTTACCCCAGTTGCTTTTTTCTGCGGCGAGTTTAATCACTGCAACCATCCGGTCGATATCATATTTGATTTCTCCGGCGGGTGATTTTTTGGCTTTCTCTAGTAGCTCTAATCTGAAAGCGACAGGATCTTTTCCCGCAGCTTCCGCAACTTCATCCAGAAAGGACTGTTCGGCGTAAGCCAGGAAGTTGGTAATTGGTGCGCGCCATGGGCCGGTGGTAATAGGCGACTTATGCTCTACCGAGTCGATTAGCAGATTATCCACCGATCCGGAAGGAAAATTATCTTCGCGTGTCGGGTTTCCTGAATTGATACCGACGCCTCGCAGTTTGTAACCGATCATCTCGCCGCTTTTATTTAAAGCGGCTTCGAAGCGATACCTGACAGCGGGACGGTAAATGCCTCCGGTCATATCATCCTCACGGGTCCAAATCACTTTGACCGGCGCTTTAACTAATTTAGAAACATGCGCTGCCTCAAGTACAAAATCAGCAGCCAGCCTGCGGCCAAATCCTCCTCCCTGACGGGTAATTTCGACGGTGATTTTTTCGGGCGCTATTCCCGTCAGTTTTGCAACTTCGGTACGTGCGCGATCGGGTGTCTGAGTCGGGCCTACCAATTCCACACCATCTTCCCGCACGTGCGCGAAAAAGTTCATGGGTTCCAGCGGGCTGTGCGGCAGAAACGGACATTGGTATTCAGCCTTAATAACCTTGGCCGCGCCTTTGAATGCAGCTTCCACATCTCCATTCTTCCTGCGGACCGTCGCCTCACCATTGTCCATCAGCTGCGAAAAGATCCGGTTATGATCGGCAGAACTTTCCAGGTCCGCAGCTTTTTCATATTCAATTTTCAACGCATCCTTGGCTTTCTTTACCTGCCAGGTGGATTTGCCCACTACTGCGACGCTGTTTTCAAATGTGACCACATCAACGATTCCCGGCATTGCCTTAGCAGCATCGGCGTTGACAGATTTCAGTTTTAAGCCAAAAGCTTTGGGTCTCTGAATCAAGGCAAACAACATTCCCTCCCGGTAAAAATCGAGACCAAAAAGCGGCTTTCCGGTAGCTATATCGATATTATCAACATTGCGCACCGATTGGCCAATCAGTTTAAAGCTTTTCTCGTCCTTGAGTTTAACTTCTTTTGGCGCTTCCAGTTTCGAAGCGGCTTCGGCCAGCTGGCCATAGGTAAGGGACTTGCCCGAAGCTTTGTGTAAAACCTTTCCATTTTCAGTGCTGCATGCTGCTGCGGGCACGTTCCAGGTGGATGCAGCGGCTTCGATTAGCAGATGTCTGGCAGTCGCACCTGCCTGACGCAGCCTCTCCCAGGAATGTGGTACAGCGCCGCTTCCTCCTGTTACCTGCCGTTCAAAAATGGTTGTGTCCAGGTTACCCTGAACTGTTTTTACCTGTTTCCAATCTGCATCGAGCTCTTCTGCTACAACCATCGGGAACGCCGTCTTGATCCCCTGGCCGATTTCCGGGTTAGGAGAAACGATCGTTATGATGTTGTCAGTACCGATGGATAAATATGCATTGAAATGAATGGATCCAGCCGCAATCGATTTTGCGTCGACCACTACGGGAAGTGCATTCGAGTTTGTCCAATTAAACCCCAAAAACAGTCCACCGCCTGCCGCAGCCGCGATCTTCATAAAATCACGTCTGGAAGATTGATCTGATGTTTTCATTTTTTAGTTGGATTTAGAGGCTGCAACTTTCACTGCTTCCCGGATTCTGTGATACGTACCGCAACGGCAGAGGTTGCCGCTCATGGTTGTTACAATTTCCTGGTCAGTAGGTTTTGGTTTGTCTTTTAACAAAGCAGCCGCCGTCATGATCTGTCCCGCCTGGCAGTAGCCGCATTGTGCTACATCGACCTCATCCCAGGCTTTCTGAACCGGGTGATCTCCTTTTTCGGATAAGCCTTCAATCGTGGTTACTTTCCCTTTCCCGACAGCAGATACCGGCAACACGCAGGACCTAACTGCCTTCCCATCTAAATGGACCGTGCAGGCACCGCATTGCGCAATACCGCAGCCGTATTTCGTGCCGACCAATCCTAAGTTGTCACGCAGCACCCACAGAAGCGGGGTATCCTGCTCGACGTCCGCATCGTAGCTGCGGTTGTTAATTGAAAGTTTGAATAAAGCCATGGTGAATAATTTGAATGCTGAATTGTCGATTCTGTGTAACAATTAACAAGTTACTAAATTTGCCAAAAAAAACACATTGGCAAACCACCCGCGGGCGTCCTTCAAAAAGAACTTGAAGTGATTGATTTACTGGTGCATAGAAAATCCTGGTTCCCAAATACCTTGTTAGGAAGTTAATGCCTCACAAGGTATTTTTGGTCGGACGAGCGAAGAGTAAAAAATAAAAAACTAGTTGAAGCTGAATTATGCCTCGCCTCCCGGACCTCCAAAGCTGATTGGGAAGTTAAACGTGGGATCTCCATCCTGTGAATTTTGGATCGGCCCGTACTGATCCTCGTATTTCTGGATATTATCTTTCAGGGCAGCTACAAGCCGCTTTGCATGCTCCGGAGTAACTATAATACGTGCCTTAACTTTTGCACGTGGTACCCC
This Dyadobacter sp. UC 10 DNA region includes the following protein-coding sequences:
- a CDS encoding xanthine dehydrogenase family protein molybdopterin-binding subunit is translated as MKTSDQSSRRDFMKIAAAAGGGLFLGFNWTNSNALPVVVDAKSIAAGSIHFNAYLSIGTDNIITIVSPNPEIGQGIKTAFPMVVAEELDADWKQVKTVQGNLDTTIFERQVTGGSGAVPHSWERLRQAGATARHLLIEAAASTWNVPAAACSTENGKVLHKASGKSLTYGQLAEAASKLEAPKEVKLKDEKSFKLIGQSVRNVDNIDIATGKPLFGLDFYREGMLFALIQRPKAFGLKLKSVNADAAKAMPGIVDVVTFENSVAVVGKSTWQVKKAKDALKIEYEKAADLESSADHNRIFSQLMDNGEATVRRKNGDVEAAFKGAAKVIKAEYQCPFLPHSPLEPMNFFAHVREDGVELVGPTQTPDRARTEVAKLTGIAPEKITVEITRQGGGFGRRLAADFVLEAAHVSKLVKAPVKVIWTREDDMTGGIYRPAVRYRFEAALNKSGEMIGYKLRGVGINSGNPTREDNFPSGSVDNLLIDSVEHKSPITTGPWRAPITNFLAYAEQSFLDEVAEAAGKDPVAFRLELLEKAKKSPAGEIKYDIDRMVAVIKLAAEKSNWGKKKGVFQGFSVYFSHRSYVAQVGEVAMEKGKPVLKNVVAAVDCGIVINKSGSLQQVTGGVVDGIGHAMYGNMTFKEGAPDQRNFNGFRLIRMSEIPEVDVHFVDNGISPTGLGEPALPPAGGAVANAFYKATKQRLRNQPFINEDAFKGIS
- a CDS encoding (2Fe-2S)-binding protein, with the translated sequence MALFKLSINNRSYDADVEQDTPLLWVLRDNLGLVGTKYGCGIAQCGACTVHLDGKAVRSCVLPVSAVGKGKVTTIEGLSEKGDHPVQKAWDEVDVAQCGYCQAGQIMTAAALLKDKPKPTDQEIVTTMSGNLCRCGTYHRIREAVKVAASKSN
- a CDS encoding DUF3467 domain-containing protein translates to MKEEKENEQQINVELSEEMAEGVYSNLAMIAHSNSEFILDFIRLMPGVPRAKVKARIIVTPEHAKRLVAALKDNIQKYEDQYGPIQNSQDGDPTFNFPISFGGPGGEA